A single genomic interval of Thermovirga sp. harbors:
- the serS gene encoding serine--tRNA ligase — MLDIRIFREKPEELKKALETRYGEYPVGEVVELDARRREVLTLADDLRSERNQGSREIAELRRKGEDAAELTERMRLVGEEIRSNEEIIADMENRIQTLLLEIPNIPHESVPVGEDENFNKVVRSWGEPRSFDFEPLPHWDLGEALGIMDFERGVRLAESRFTVLKGLGARLERALINFMLDIHTKEHGYQEIQPPFMVNSETMKGTGQLPKFAEDLYSCSSDDLWMIPTAEVPLTNLHRGEILYEDDLPLRYTAYTPCFRREAGSHGRDVRGMLRQHQFDKVELVKICSPDSSYGELESLTASAEEILKRLELPFRTVLLSTGDMGFAASKTYDLEVWLPSQEKYREISSCSNCEDFQARRMNTRFRPKGGGKVRFIHSLNGSGIAVGRCLIAILENCQNRDGSVSIPRNLVPYMDGVDVIGPFSC; from the coding sequence ATGCTTGACATCAGGATCTTCCGGGAAAAGCCGGAGGAGTTAAAGAAAGCCCTGGAAACGAGGTATGGAGAATACCCCGTAGGCGAGGTCGTCGAACTGGATGCCCGCCGCAGGGAAGTGCTCACCCTCGCCGATGACCTCAGGTCCGAAAGGAACCAGGGCTCCAGGGAGATCGCCGAGTTGAGAAGGAAGGGCGAGGACGCTGCGGAACTGACCGAAAGAATGCGCCTTGTCGGCGAGGAGATAAGAAGTAATGAAGAAATAATCGCCGACATGGAGAACCGAATCCAGACCTTGCTCCTCGAAATACCGAATATCCCCCACGAATCCGTCCCCGTCGGGGAAGACGAAAACTTCAACAAGGTGGTCCGTTCCTGGGGCGAACCCCGGTCCTTCGATTTCGAGCCCTTGCCCCATTGGGACCTGGGAGAGGCCCTGGGGATAATGGATTTCGAAAGGGGAGTGCGCCTCGCCGAAAGCCGGTTCACGGTGCTCAAGGGTTTGGGGGCGAGGCTAGAGAGGGCCTTGATAAACTTCATGCTCGATATCCACACGAAGGAACACGGCTACCAGGAGATCCAGCCGCCCTTTATGGTGAACAGCGAGACCATGAAGGGAACGGGACAATTGCCGAAATTCGCCGAGGACCTCTACTCCTGTTCCTCCGACGACCTCTGGATGATCCCCACCGCCGAGGTGCCGCTGACGAACCTCCACCGAGGGGAGATCCTTTACGAGGATGACCTTCCCCTGCGCTACACGGCCTATACCCCCTGCTTCCGGCGGGAGGCGGGAAGCCATGGTCGTGATGTCAGGGGCATGCTTCGCCAACACCAGTTCGATAAGGTGGAACTGGTCAAGATCTGTTCGCCCGATAGCAGTTACGGTGAACTGGAGTCCCTGACGGCCTCCGCCGAGGAGATCCTGAAGAGGCTTGAACTTCCCTTCCGGACGGTGCTCCTGTCCACGGGGGACATGGGTTTTGCCGCCAGCAAGACCTATGACCTGGAGGTATGGCTCCCTTCGCAGGAAAAATACAGGGAGATCAGTTCTTGCAGCAATTGCGAGGATTTCCAGGCTCGCAGGATGAACACGAGGTTTCGACCCAAGGGTGGAGGCAAGGTGCGGTTCATCCACAGCCTGAACGGCTCGGGAATAGCCGTTGGGAGATGCCTCATCGCAATCCTGGAGAACTGCCAGAACCGGGACGGTTCGGTTTCGATTCCGCGGAACCTCGTCCCCTACATGGACGGGGTCGATGTCATCGGACCCTTTTCATGCTAA
- a CDS encoding WecB/TagA/CpsF family glycosyltransferase — protein MTSGVHELQEMVLLSLSIFVFFFAIQRISKVTLERDQYQFLKDICLVAAWGICGVWSPDSTVRLVVAMGLLSTIFGVGQRARPRMPWSLGFFGIGIVFATLGLGISFIGFPGGSYLFLNRYSSMLVTALWVGLFPLLLQEMDQVPGLAGFLSAVTWIVMLIVTGLSKQHIQGAFYITLVGVSILAVFWSRHGHSYQRLGEPMAALWGTLIAGTSIMGVSKGVTFSTLMLIPLGLFAIPMVEASVHIVSRAFSSRSQGSLFLYRRLVSRGMDHTPAVRSVGSLCAVMGAAVASFQLRDENMALAALLSSTILLGGLLFVVSSGKRKSVSTRSTLWGAPIDSISADYALGRTRSLIIKGGSGRYFVTLDALSALRVKEDKHFREIVAGADLVLPDGKGLTWALGFLGIHALQRIPGVEFVERLCRLASMEGWPVFLLGSAPGVAEKAAQNLKTLYPGLVIGGARHGYIEAAEMPRLLDEIKNSGSRFIFVGMGVPRQETWIHEYHRQLPGTISIGVGGSFDVISGNLRRAPLFLQKAGLEWLFRLIQEPWRWSRVRRLPLFVYHVILTKLGFSHQKGE, from the coding sequence ATGACCTCGGGTGTCCATGAGCTCCAGGAGATGGTCCTCCTTTCGCTTTCGATTTTCGTCTTCTTTTTCGCAATCCAGAGGATATCGAAGGTGACCCTGGAAAGGGACCAATACCAATTCCTCAAGGATATCTGCCTTGTGGCTGCGTGGGGTATATGCGGGGTCTGGTCCCCTGATTCCACGGTCCGGCTCGTGGTGGCCATGGGCCTCCTGTCGACCATCTTCGGCGTCGGCCAGAGAGCCAGGCCGAGGATGCCCTGGTCCCTGGGTTTCTTCGGCATCGGCATTGTCTTCGCCACCTTGGGGCTGGGAATATCCTTCATCGGTTTCCCCGGCGGGAGCTACCTCTTCCTCAACCGGTACTCTTCCATGTTGGTCACGGCGCTTTGGGTCGGACTGTTTCCCCTCCTCCTGCAGGAGATGGACCAGGTGCCCGGCCTGGCGGGATTCCTCTCCGCCGTGACATGGATTGTCATGCTCATCGTCACGGGCCTTTCGAAGCAGCATATCCAGGGCGCCTTTTATATAACCCTCGTGGGGGTGTCCATCCTTGCCGTATTCTGGAGCCGCCACGGTCACTCCTACCAACGCCTCGGGGAACCTATGGCCGCCCTCTGGGGAACCCTGATAGCCGGCACTTCCATCATGGGTGTCAGCAAAGGCGTGACTTTTTCCACCCTCATGCTCATCCCCCTTGGACTTTTTGCCATACCCATGGTCGAGGCCTCCGTCCACATCGTCAGCCGAGCCTTCTCCTCCCGTTCCCAGGGCTCCCTTTTCCTCTACAGGAGGCTTGTGAGCAGGGGTATGGACCATACGCCGGCCGTCCGATCGGTGGGCTCCCTTTGCGCGGTCATGGGAGCGGCGGTGGCCAGCTTCCAACTGAGGGACGAGAACATGGCCCTGGCGGCCCTCCTGTCATCGACGATCCTGCTGGGCGGCCTCCTTTTCGTCGTTTCCTCGGGAAAGAGGAAGTCCGTATCGACACGCTCCACCCTGTGGGGGGCGCCCATCGACAGCATATCGGCCGATTACGCCCTGGGCCGCACCCGGTCACTGATTATCAAGGGGGGATCCGGCCGTTATTTCGTAACCCTGGACGCCCTCTCGGCACTTAGAGTGAAGGAAGACAAACATTTCAGGGAGATAGTGGCCGGTGCCGACCTGGTCCTTCCCGATGGCAAGGGTTTGACCTGGGCTCTCGGTTTCCTGGGGATTCACGCCCTTCAAAGAATCCCCGGCGTTGAATTCGTTGAGCGGTTGTGCAGGCTCGCCTCGATGGAGGGGTGGCCCGTTTTCCTGCTTGGGAGCGCCCCGGGCGTGGCCGAAAAGGCCGCTCAAAACCTGAAAACCCTTTACCCGGGTCTTGTGATCGGCGGCGCCAGGCATGGCTATATAGAAGCCGCGGAAATGCCGCGTTTGCTCGATGAGATCAAAAATTCGGGTTCCCGATTCATCTTCGTCGGAATGGGAGTTCCCAGGCAAGAAACCTGGATACACGAATATCATCGCCAACTGCCGGGCACTATATCGATAGGCGTGGGAGGCAGCTTCGACGTTATTTCGGGCAACCTGAGAAGGGCGCCCCTTTTCCTGCAGAAGGCGGGTCTCGAATGGTTATTCAGGCTCATCCAGGAACCCTGGAGGTGGAGCCGGGTGCGCCGTCTTCCTCTTTTCGTGTACCACGTGATCCTCACAAAACTAGGATTCTCCCATCAGAAAGGGGAATGA
- a CDS encoding CBS domain-containing protein codes for MHRDLSSVSEEDHVLDAVHLLYSQRLSGVPVIRDDWVLQGYLSERDILRRATPTFLEVLAQSSFLDDSEGDLFERLKQIGDMKVKDVMNPDPIFVRPTESLMTVVDLMLRKGLKRLPVVEGRKLVGVIERGGFCEFMMEGNKFDEAR; via the coding sequence ATGCACAGGGACCTTTCCTCCGTTTCCGAGGAGGATCATGTCCTTGATGCTGTACACCTGCTTTACAGCCAGCGACTCTCCGGCGTCCCCGTGATCAGGGACGACTGGGTACTCCAGGGATACCTCTCGGAAAGGGACATCCTTCGAAGGGCCACGCCCACCTTTCTCGAAGTGTTGGCCCAGAGTTCCTTCCTCGATGACTCCGAGGGCGACCTTTTCGAAAGGTTGAAGCAGATAGGGGACATGAAGGTCAAGGACGTGATGAACCCCGACCCCATCTTCGTCAGGCCAACGGAGAGCCTCATGACCGTCGTGGACCTGATGCTCAGGAAGGGCCTGAAGAGGCTGCCCGTGGTGGAAGGTCGCAAACTGGTCGGAGTGATCGAGCGGGGAGGTTTTTGCGAATTCATGATGGAAGGCAATAAATTCGATGAAGCCAGGTGA
- a CDS encoding ATPase, producing the protein MIRDMLFFGLWGLVGDRPRVVEKLHDLGVLHLHEESPEYVSAESAAELKILRGKALGLLESLGWSEWDSIPGEILEEKKSVLSSCDAAIIEGIEESLDSFSARLSEKRSMKTDLEMRLNSTRSALRNISHFDTFLQEKARSGLEVSAWWAQKASIPEATARIRRIIREKDPLEKDDGFAYLLRVTPGGERILAIAYPPEFAHEVLKILTFEQCVPWMLPGEYEGMPFHEALPLMEVALDDLPRRVEEIDRNLQAAGEEWGPKIGAVYIILDEKIEEALVESGSKTGGEVFRLSGWVPADEKDELAARLKAEFKERLLLRWRHPLPDEWPEVPTSLKNPGYFKPFELFLRLMPVISYKGLDPTILIGLFFPLFGGCMIGDMGYGFVIAILGFWLRKKAARPVIKDVGSILLYLAAWSLFWGAAYGEFFGDFGHRFFHLEPLWVERSQVVLPVMAFTVGLGFAHVFLGFMMGIVQGFRMGQRHIWLERLGNVLVFLALLSAMVQIKGWLPGKFFTLPVTLLVPGFVLLLAGGGMGGLVEALGSVGNVLSYVRIAAIGLSSAILAMVANSFVDSLGVTLFGLFMALAIHLLNFALAVGGSSLHSARLQYVEFLGKFHSGGGTMYKPFSRREPGLWKKH; encoded by the coding sequence TTGATAAGGGATATGCTCTTTTTCGGACTTTGGGGCCTCGTCGGAGACAGGCCCCGGGTCGTCGAGAAGCTCCATGACCTGGGAGTGCTCCATCTTCACGAGGAGTCGCCGGAGTATGTCTCGGCCGAAAGCGCCGCGGAACTGAAGATCCTCAGGGGCAAAGCCCTTGGGCTTCTCGAAAGTCTCGGGTGGAGCGAATGGGATTCGATCCCCGGGGAGATCCTCGAGGAGAAAAAATCGGTCCTCTCCTCCTGCGACGCAGCGATAATCGAGGGCATCGAGGAGAGCCTCGACTCCTTCAGCGCCAGGCTCTCCGAGAAAAGGAGCATGAAGACCGACCTCGAGATGAGGCTTAATTCAACAAGGAGCGCCCTCAGGAACATTTCGCATTTCGATACCTTCCTCCAGGAAAAAGCTCGTTCAGGCCTCGAGGTCTCGGCCTGGTGGGCCCAGAAGGCCAGTATTCCCGAGGCGACAGCCAGGATTCGGAGGATTATAAGGGAAAAAGATCCCCTGGAGAAGGATGACGGTTTTGCCTACCTCCTGCGAGTCACCCCCGGGGGGGAGAGGATCCTCGCAATAGCTTACCCCCCTGAATTCGCCCATGAAGTTTTGAAGATACTGACCTTTGAACAGTGCGTCCCGTGGATGCTCCCCGGAGAGTACGAAGGCATGCCCTTTCATGAAGCCCTTCCGCTCATGGAGGTCGCCCTTGATGACCTCCCCCGGAGGGTAGAAGAAATCGATCGCAACCTCCAGGCCGCGGGGGAGGAGTGGGGACCCAAGATAGGGGCCGTCTATATCATCCTCGATGAGAAGATCGAGGAAGCGCTCGTGGAGTCCGGCAGCAAGACCGGGGGGGAGGTTTTCCGGCTTTCCGGGTGGGTTCCGGCCGACGAGAAGGACGAACTGGCGGCGCGACTGAAGGCCGAGTTCAAGGAGAGGTTGCTTCTCCGCTGGAGGCACCCCCTGCCGGACGAATGGCCCGAGGTGCCCACCTCTCTCAAAAACCCCGGCTATTTCAAGCCCTTTGAGCTTTTCCTGAGGCTCATGCCCGTCATTTCCTACAAGGGGCTCGACCCCACCATTTTAATCGGTCTGTTCTTCCCCCTTTTCGGTGGGTGCATGATAGGTGATATGGGGTACGGGTTCGTCATCGCCATACTGGGTTTCTGGCTCAGGAAGAAAGCGGCCCGCCCTGTCATTAAAGATGTGGGTTCCATCCTGCTTTACCTAGCAGCGTGGTCCCTCTTTTGGGGCGCTGCCTATGGAGAGTTTTTCGGCGACTTCGGGCACCGATTCTTCCACCTGGAGCCCCTCTGGGTGGAGAGGTCCCAGGTAGTCCTGCCGGTGATGGCCTTCACCGTCGGCCTGGGTTTCGCCCATGTTTTCCTGGGTTTTATGATGGGGATCGTCCAGGGGTTTAGGATGGGACAAAGACACATCTGGCTTGAAAGGCTTGGCAATGTGCTTGTTTTCCTGGCCCTTCTTTCGGCCATGGTGCAGATAAAGGGGTGGCTTCCCGGAAAATTTTTCACCCTTCCCGTTACCCTCCTGGTGCCGGGGTTCGTCCTTCTCCTCGCGGGAGGGGGCATGGGAGGACTCGTCGAAGCCCTGGGATCGGTGGGTAATGTGCTCAGTTATGTCCGTATCGCGGCCATTGGGCTCTCGTCCGCGATCCTGGCCATGGTGGCCAACAGTTTCGTGGATTCCCTGGGGGTCACCCTTTTCGGCCTATTCATGGCCTTGGCGATACACCTGTTGAACTTCGCTCTCGCCGTTGGAGGTTCCAGCCTCCATTCAGCGCGACTCCAGTACGTAGAATTCCTCGGTAAGTTCCATTCCGGGGGTGGAACCATGTACAAACCCTTTTCAAGGAGGGAGCCAGGATTATGGAAAAAGCATTGA
- a CDS encoding ATPase, with protein MEKALIALAAALAVAIPAMATAYAQARIGSVGAGTIAEKPETSGIIIILEALPETMVILGFVVAVMLILQFA; from the coding sequence ATGGAAAAAGCATTGATCGCTCTTGCGGCAGCCCTGGCCGTGGCCATCCCGGCCATGGCTACCGCCTATGCCCAGGCGAGGATCGGGAGCGTCGGCGCCGGGACTATCGCCGAAAAACCCGAGACAAGCGGAATTATCATCATACTCGAAGCCCTTCCCGAGACAATGGTGATCCTGGGTTTTGTCGTAGCCGTCATGCTCATTCTCCAGTTCGCTTGA
- a CDS encoding V-type ATPase subunit translates to MSLKSSKDFPENFGYLNARLRARFTDFLVKEDYRRLASRQLEDIEIFLLETRYGRSFRKSLVEQPLSTHRRSEMALAETSADILNHARKMAMGEPEELIGVILSRADLQNGRLLVRYFFIGIHYEMQPRWHAYGTLPVKFLARLWTSRSIAHGIDRCLAFDHPLSKALARALDQVAKGSSLPACERVLLSEMLGYQEEVLGRYRTKDAALVRELLARTVDVWNLNIWSRVFAGVLQKEKAAEFYLEGGFSLPIEKLLRSSEPAELLASTPWEKALERSQGGGPLVMAPGGVMGELWRWQISQRRKDPLGIEVALAFIAHQLVEWQNLDSLVVGVSMGFEGDAILNKLILAG, encoded by the coding sequence ATGTCCTTGAAGAGTTCGAAAGATTTTCCAGAGAATTTCGGTTATCTTAACGCCAGGCTCCGTGCCCGCTTCACGGACTTCCTGGTTAAAGAAGATTACCGGAGGCTGGCGTCACGGCAACTCGAGGACATCGAGATCTTCCTCCTGGAGACCAGGTACGGCAGGAGTTTCAGGAAGAGCCTGGTCGAACAGCCCCTGTCCACCCATCGAAGGAGCGAGATGGCCTTGGCGGAGACCTCGGCAGACATACTGAACCACGCCAGGAAGATGGCCATGGGTGAACCCGAGGAACTGATAGGGGTGATCCTCTCCAGGGCTGACCTTCAGAACGGACGGCTTCTTGTGCGGTACTTCTTTATCGGCATCCATTACGAAATGCAGCCCCGCTGGCATGCCTACGGAACCCTTCCCGTGAAATTTCTTGCCCGGTTATGGACGAGCCGATCCATTGCCCATGGGATCGACCGTTGCCTTGCCTTCGATCATCCCCTTTCAAAGGCCTTGGCCAGGGCCCTCGACCAGGTAGCGAAGGGGTCGAGCCTACCGGCATGCGAAAGGGTTCTCCTGTCGGAGATGCTCGGATACCAGGAGGAAGTCCTGGGCCGTTACAGGACGAAGGATGCGGCCCTGGTCAGGGAATTGCTCGCGAGGACCGTGGACGTGTGGAACTTGAACATCTGGTCCCGGGTTTTCGCCGGTGTCCTGCAAAAGGAAAAGGCCGCGGAGTTCTACCTGGAAGGAGGCTTTTCCCTTCCCATCGAGAAACTCCTGCGATCCTCCGAGCCGGCCGAATTGCTCGCTTCAACCCCCTGGGAGAAAGCCCTGGAACGTTCCCAAGGTGGTGGTCCCCTGGTCATGGCTCCGGGAGGGGTCATGGGGGAGCTCTGGCGATGGCAGATCTCCCAGAGAAGAAAGGATCCACTGGGCATCGAAGTGGCCCTGGCTTTCATCGCCCACCAACTGGTGGAATGGCAAAACCTGGACTCGCTGGTAGTCGGGGTGTCCATGGGTTTCGAAGGGGACGCTATCCTGAACAAGTTGATCCTTGCGGGGTGA
- a CDS encoding V-type ATP synthase subunit A, whose amino-acid sequence MSNMGRIKCLAGTVIRADSTAPVSNFEVARVGSERLLGEVIRIDGKEVDIQVYEEIDGVRVGEPVEFTGEPLGIDLGPGLLGSVLDGIGRPLRGLSSGEADDFFVKRGFFSRSLDPEAKWVFSPLKEVGDPVSPGDALGFVEEGKDFKHLVMVPLGSGGSRIREITASKRETTVDEAVCILENGEEINLCQRWYVRTPRPCVERLPFSEPLITGQRVLDTLFPVALGGAAVIPGGFGTGKTVIQQSLAKGCNAEVVVYIGCGERGNEMTEVLEEFPHLKDPHTGRSLMERMVLIANTSNMPVAAREASIYLGMSIAEYFRDMGLDVALMADSTSRWAEALREISGRLGEMPGEEGYPAYLGSRLAQYYERAGRVRALGEPQRKGSITIFNAVSPGGGDFSEPVTQASLRLSGVFWALDKRLAESRHFPSINWKQSYSLYERALEPFFLGTLGPKWKDGASFLRELLDRETELLSLVQIVGRDALSELDKWDLEMGEIVRIAFLQQNAFDPHDAFNALEQQARFTKALKDLHRLVRDEIEKGVLHQQVQELGLLRRVLSLRSAPVEDFEKVSLPWLEEIAQSFTGPEGS is encoded by the coding sequence ATGTCCAACATGGGAAGAATCAAGTGCCTGGCGGGAACGGTGATCCGTGCGGATTCGACCGCGCCGGTCTCCAACTTCGAGGTCGCGAGGGTGGGATCGGAGCGGCTCCTGGGAGAAGTGATCAGGATTGACGGAAAAGAAGTGGATATCCAGGTCTACGAAGAGATCGACGGCGTCCGCGTCGGCGAACCCGTCGAATTCACCGGGGAGCCGCTGGGTATAGACCTGGGCCCAGGGCTCCTTGGCAGCGTCCTCGATGGTATTGGCCGACCGCTCAGGGGCCTTTCTTCCGGGGAGGCCGATGACTTTTTCGTCAAAAGAGGTTTTTTCTCGAGAAGCCTCGATCCTGAAGCCAAGTGGGTTTTTTCTCCCCTGAAGGAGGTTGGAGACCCCGTCTCTCCCGGTGATGCCCTAGGCTTCGTCGAGGAGGGCAAGGATTTTAAACACCTCGTGATGGTTCCCCTGGGGTCGGGTGGTTCAAGGATCAGGGAAATAACCGCCTCCAAAAGGGAAACCACCGTCGATGAGGCCGTCTGTATCCTCGAAAACGGGGAGGAGATCAACCTCTGCCAACGCTGGTACGTCAGGACACCCCGCCCCTGTGTTGAGCGGCTTCCCTTCTCGGAACCACTTATTACGGGGCAGAGGGTGCTGGATACCCTGTTCCCCGTTGCCCTTGGCGGGGCAGCCGTCATACCCGGGGGTTTCGGCACCGGCAAGACGGTCATCCAGCAATCCCTGGCCAAAGGGTGCAATGCCGAAGTTGTCGTTTATATCGGGTGCGGCGAGAGGGGCAACGAGATGACGGAGGTACTGGAGGAATTCCCTCACCTCAAAGACCCTCACACCGGCAGGTCCCTCATGGAGAGGATGGTCCTCATCGCCAACACTTCCAACATGCCCGTGGCCGCGAGGGAAGCCAGCATCTACCTCGGGATGAGCATAGCGGAGTATTTCCGTGACATGGGACTTGACGTGGCCTTGATGGCTGATTCCACCTCCCGCTGGGCCGAAGCCCTGAGGGAGATCTCCGGCCGCCTGGGTGAAATGCCCGGTGAAGAAGGCTACCCCGCCTATCTCGGGTCCAGGCTCGCGCAATACTACGAGAGGGCCGGGAGGGTGAGGGCCCTCGGTGAACCCCAACGGAAAGGCTCCATCACGATATTCAACGCCGTTTCTCCCGGCGGAGGAGACTTCTCGGAACCCGTCACCCAGGCCAGTTTGAGGTTATCCGGGGTTTTCTGGGCTCTTGACAAGAGGCTCGCCGAAAGCAGGCACTTCCCCTCGATCAACTGGAAGCAGAGTTATTCCCTCTACGAAAGAGCCCTGGAGCCATTCTTCCTTGGAACCCTTGGACCGAAGTGGAAGGATGGCGCCTCTTTCCTCAGGGAATTGCTCGACCGGGAGACGGAACTGCTCTCCCTCGTGCAGATCGTGGGCAGGGATGCCCTTTCGGAACTGGACAAATGGGACCTGGAGATGGGCGAGATCGTGAGGATAGCCTTTCTTCAGCAAAACGCCTTTGATCCCCATGACGCTTTCAACGCACTGGAACAACAGGCACGGTTCACCAAGGCCCTGAAGGATCTCCATCGCCTGGTGAGGGATGAGATCGAAAAGGGGGTCCTGCACCAGCAGGTCCAGGAGCTGGGGCTTTTGCGCCGGGTCCTTTCGCTGAGGAGCGCGCCGGTCGAGGATTTTGAAAAAGTATCCCTGCCGTGGCTGGAAGAGATAGCCCAGTCCTTCACCGGGCCGGAGGGCTCCTGA
- a CDS encoding V-type ATP synthase subunit B, with amino-acid sequence MALYREGTRSISGISGPLLFVSNARKAALGELVAIETNRGRRTGQVLQIDGDICAVQVFEGTLGLNTGDCIVWFEKDVVKVRLGQVLVGQTLDGRGNPRGGKALPCFEKETPITGSPLNPAMRAGPNEYVETGIASIDLLNTIVRGQKLPLFSGSGLPANEIAAQVVKQAHVPGNPEQFLVVFAALGITEREARFFRDSFEESGALFNGVFVVNLASDSAVERLLAPRTALTIAEYFAFDRGYDVLVVMTDMLHYGEALREVSAAREEAPGRRGFPGYLYSDLASLYERAGCVKGLKGSITQIPIVSMPGDDMTHPVVDLSGYITEGQIVLDRGLQARGVYPPINVLSSLSRLMNKGIGEGRTFAGHRRVADQLFASYARSKEVSRLRLIVGDEGLTETELHYLRFGSAFERVFLNQGNNPLSMEESLALAMRALSVLPDEELYRIPDDLMEEIRRVRLDG; translated from the coding sequence ATGGCCCTTTACAGGGAGGGAACGAGGTCCATAAGCGGAATATCGGGTCCCTTGCTCTTCGTCTCCAACGCGAGGAAGGCGGCCCTGGGTGAACTGGTCGCCATCGAGACCAACCGGGGGCGCCGGACCGGCCAGGTTCTGCAGATCGACGGTGATATCTGCGCCGTCCAGGTCTTCGAGGGAACCTTGGGGCTCAACACCGGTGACTGCATCGTATGGTTCGAGAAAGACGTGGTCAAGGTCCGCCTGGGCCAGGTCCTGGTGGGGCAGACCCTCGATGGCCGCGGCAACCCCAGGGGTGGGAAGGCCCTCCCCTGCTTTGAAAAGGAGACTCCCATCACGGGTTCTCCTCTCAATCCCGCAATGAGAGCCGGCCCCAACGAATACGTAGAAACCGGCATCGCTTCGATAGACCTTCTCAATACGATTGTGAGAGGTCAGAAGTTGCCCCTATTCTCAGGGTCGGGGCTGCCCGCCAACGAGATCGCCGCCCAGGTGGTGAAGCAAGCCCATGTCCCGGGAAACCCGGAACAGTTCCTGGTCGTCTTCGCCGCCCTAGGAATAACCGAAAGAGAAGCGCGTTTCTTCAGGGATTCCTTCGAAGAATCGGGGGCCCTCTTCAACGGCGTCTTCGTCGTCAACCTGGCGAGCGATTCCGCCGTGGAAAGGCTCCTGGCACCCCGGACCGCCCTGACGATAGCGGAATACTTCGCCTTTGACCGCGGTTACGACGTCCTCGTGGTAATGACGGATATGCTCCATTACGGCGAAGCCCTTAGGGAAGTGAGCGCCGCCAGGGAGGAGGCTCCAGGGAGAAGAGGTTTTCCTGGTTATCTTTACTCGGACCTCGCCAGCCTCTATGAAAGAGCCGGGTGCGTAAAGGGGTTGAAGGGCAGCATAACCCAGATCCCCATCGTCTCCATGCCCGGGGACGATATGACTCACCCCGTCGTCGACCTCTCGGGGTACATAACCGAGGGGCAGATCGTGCTCGACAGGGGTTTGCAGGCCAGGGGCGTCTACCCTCCGATCAATGTCCTTTCGAGCCTCAGCAGGCTCATGAACAAGGGCATAGGCGAGGGAAGAACCTTCGCGGGTCATCGCCGGGTGGCCGATCAGCTTTTTGCCTCCTATGCCAGGTCCAAGGAGGTCTCCAGGCTGAGACTCATTGTCGGTGATGAGGGGTTGACGGAGACCGAGCTCCATTACCTCCGTTTCGGTTCGGCCTTTGAAAGGGTTTTCCTAAACCAGGGGAATAACCCCCTTTCCATGGAGGAGTCGCTGGCTTTGGCGATGAGAGCTCTCTCCGTGCTGCCCGACGAGGAACTTTACAGGATCCCCGATGACCTCATGGAGGAGATAAGGAGGGTCCGGCTTGACGGATAA
- a CDS encoding ATPase, producing MTDNDAPVSRSERIEISRQIENMRFGCSLLERKKEAIFKEIEADRTTFRAMSKEVEDMIAFVSYAYALVRLFEGESVKTLLLWGVEPRRVRIARHALMGCKYSQFYPEDEERGRLLGGLLMDPALASLHVDELLETLVRIEPLLWRYINLKSKLDALELEFERTRRKVNNLEQELLPGLEAQEKRIRLALAERERDEAHSVKVMLKKRKTSTRGGASAARRRERTVQD from the coding sequence TTGACGGATAACGATGCCCCGGTTTCCAGGAGCGAAAGGATCGAAATATCCCGGCAGATCGAAAATATGCGTTTCGGATGCTCCCTCCTGGAAAGAAAAAAGGAAGCGATCTTCAAGGAGATAGAAGCCGACCGGACCACCTTTCGGGCCATGAGCAAGGAGGTGGAGGACATGATCGCCTTTGTCTCCTATGCCTATGCCCTGGTCAGGCTTTTCGAGGGGGAATCGGTGAAGACCCTGCTCTTGTGGGGAGTCGAGCCAAGGAGGGTCAGGATCGCCAGGCATGCCCTCATGGGATGCAAGTATTCCCAGTTTTATCCCGAGGACGAGGAAAGGGGGAGGCTGCTGGGCGGTTTGCTCATGGACCCGGCCCTGGCTTCCCTGCACGTGGATGAGTTGCTTGAGACCCTCGTCAGGATAGAACCGCTCCTGTGGAGGTATATCAACCTCAAGTCCAAGCTGGATGCGCTGGAACTGGAGTTCGAGAGGACCAGGAGGAAGGTCAACAACCTCGAGCAGGAACTGCTTCCCGGGCTGGAGGCGCAGGAAAAGCGCATAAGGCTGGCCCTGGCTGAAAGGGAAAGGGACGAGGCCCACTCCGTCAAGGTGATGCTCAAAAAAAGAAAGACCTCGACCAGGGGCGGCGCCTCCGCGGCCCGTCGGCGCGAAAGAACCGTCCAGGACTGA
- a CDS encoding YbaB/EbfC family nucleoid-associated protein, producing the protein MDNVSGWKDDYKTMNMEQMLKQAQKLQTEIGKIQEGLARERVEGVSGGGMVKVVATGQGEVVDITLEPEVIDPEEKEMLEDLLLAAINDASRKSKELAQSRLGRFGAGLGIPGIG; encoded by the coding sequence ATGGACAACGTTTCTGGATGGAAGGATGATTATAAAACGATGAATATGGAACAGATGCTCAAACAGGCGCAGAAGTTGCAGACCGAGATCGGTAAAATCCAGGAGGGACTGGCCCGGGAAAGGGTCGAGGGCGTGTCCGGGGGAGGCATGGTCAAGGTCGTGGCCACAGGCCAGGGGGAGGTCGTCGACATCACCCTGGAGCCGGAGGTTATCGATCCCGAAGAAAAAGAAATGCTGGAGGACCTGCTTCTCGCGGCCATAAACGATGCTTCCCGGAAAAGCAAGGAACTGGCCCAGTCGAGGCTCGGAAGGTTCGGAGCGGGCCTTGGTATTCCCGGGATAGGTTAG